In a genomic window of Oncorhynchus masou masou isolate Uvic2021 chromosome 4, UVic_Omas_1.1, whole genome shotgun sequence:
- the LOC135520816 gene encoding uncharacterized protein LOC135520816 → MYAPGRPHPPPPAGRPKEDPIHRPPQEDPRKTPSTAPRRKTQGRPHPPPPAGRPKEDPIHRPPQEDPRKTPSTAPAGRPKEDPIHRPRRKTQGRPHPPPRRKTQGRPHPPPPAGRPKEDPIHRPPQEDPRKTPSTSPRRKTPSATPS, encoded by the coding sequence ATGTATGCCCCAGGAAGACCCCATCCGCCGCCCCCCGCAGGAAGACCCAAGGAAGACCCCATCCACCGCCCCCCGCAGGAAGACCCAAGGAAGACCCCATCCACCGCCCCCCGCAGGAAGACCCAAGGAAGACCCCATCCACCGCCCCCCGCAGGAAGACCCAAGGAAGACCCCATCCACCGCCCCCCGCAGGAAGACCCAAGGAAGACCCCATCCACCGCCCCCGCAGGAAGACCCAAGGAAGACCCCATCCACCGCCCCCGCAGGAAGACCCAAGGAAGACCCCATCCACCGCCCCGCAGGAAGACCCAAGGAAGACCCCATCCACCGCCCCCCGCAGGAAGACCCAAGGAAGACCCCATCCACCGCCCCCCGCAGGAAGACCCAAGGAAGACCCCATCCACCTCCCCCCGCAGGAAGACCCCATCCGCCACCCCCAGCTAA